DNA sequence from the Azospirillum thiophilum genome:
GGGTCTGGCCGTTGCGGGTCATCACCACCACCTGCCCGTCGTCGCCGGTGTAGGTGCGGATGCCGATCTCCTGCGACACCTGGTCGAGCAGGCGGTCGCGCTCGTCGCGCAGGTCGCCGGCATCGCCGCCGCGCGCCTCCAGTGCCGCGATGCTGCCGTTGAGGTCGCCGACGCGGTGGAGCGCCGCGTTCACCGTGTCGACCGAGGTCTGCAGGCGGTCGCGGGCGTCGCCGATCACCGCCTGCGCCGCGTCGGCGGCAGTGTTCAGCCCGGCGGCCAGCGCCGTCGCCTGCGCCACCACCGCGTTCTGCGCCGCGTCGTCGTTGGGCATGTCGTGCAGGCGGGAAAAGGCCTGCTGCAGCTTGGACAGCTGGGTCGAGACCGATTTCTCGTCCTGCGGCTGGCCCAGCACCAGCGCATAGTCTGCCAGCGCCGACGCCCGCGCCTCCTGCGCGGTGTAGCGGCTGGTCTCGTAGCGGGCGTCGCGGATCAGCAGCTCGTCGACCTTGCGGCCGATGGAATCGACGCGCACGCCGCCGCCCTGGCCGGCGTTGACGACCGCCGACAGGTTCAGGTCGCGCCGGACATAGCCGGCGGTGGTGGCGTTGGCGAGGTTGTGCGACAGCAGTGCCGCCTGCTGCTGCGTGGTGCGCAGGCCGGACAGGGCGGCGGACAGGGCAAGCTGGACGGTCATGGCCGGGGCTCCGTCGCGGTCAGCGCTTCAGGCGCGTGGTCTCTTCGACCAGCTCGTCGGTGGTGCGTACCAGCGTGGCGTTCGAGGAATAGGCGCGCTGCGTCTCGATCAGCGACACCAGCTCGGTCGCGATGTCGACGTTCGACTGTTCCAGCGCGCTGCCGACCACCGTGCCGGCCTTGCCGCTGTTGCCGGCCGACAGGGTCAGCGTGCCGCTGTCGCGGCCCAGCGTGTAGGTGTTGCCGGCCTGGGTGACGAGACCGTCCGGGTTGGTGACATTGGCCACCGGCACCTGATAGAGCCCCTGGCGCGCGCCGTTGTCGTAGAGCGCCCACAGCTTGCCGGTCTCGTCGATGTTGACCGAGGTGACGCGGCCCGCCTTGGCGCCGTCGGCGGTGATCTGCGGCACGTAGTCGCCGCGCAGCTGGGTGATGTTGCTGACGTTCAGCGTGAAGCTGTCGGGCGTCGGCGAGGTGGCGCTGGTGCCCGAGGTGACGGTGAAGGGCATCGAGCCCAGCGGGGTGCCGGTGCCGTCCACCATCATGCCGGCATAGGGGCCGACCGAGGCGAAGGTGAAGGTCTGGGCGCCGGCCGGCGTCACCGTGTAGGCGCCGGGCGCCGTGACCGTCAGTTCCCACACCCCGTCGATCGGGGTCGGCGCGGCGGCCGGATCGGGCGCGGTGGTCATCGTCCAGTCGAGCTTGATGTCCTGCGCGTTGCCGAGGCTGTCGTAGAAGGTCGTGGTGGTGGCGAAGTTCGTTCCGACCGTGGCCTGGGCCGGCAGGTTGCCGGTCAGCCCCATCTGGGTGGTGCGGCTGCCGCCATAGGCGAGGTTGCCGACGTTGATGGTTTCCAGGTCGTCGAAGCGGGTGGTGTTGACGGTGCCGAGGCCGCCGTTCGCGTCCAGCTTCCAGCCCTGGAGATACTGGCCGGAGGTGTTGCGCAGGAAGCCGCTGTCGTCGGGCAGGAAGCTGCCGGCGCGGGTCAGCGCATAGTCCGGCGTGCCGGTCGCGCTGTTGCCGACGACGAAGAAGCCGCTGCCGCTGATCGCCATGTCGGTGGTGGAGCTGGTGCCGAGCAGGGTGCCGTCCTGCTCCACCTGGTAATGCACGTTGGACTGCACGCCGCTGGCGGAATAGGTGGTGCGGTCGCCCGGCGACGTGACCAGGGTGGAGAAATCCACGGTGGCCCGCTTGTAGCCGGCGGTCTGCGAGTTGCTGATGTTGTCCGAGATGGCGGCGAGGCGCGCGCTTTGCGCGGACATGCCGCTGATGCCGGACCGCATGGCGCTGTACAGGCTCATCCTTGGATCCTCTGGTCAACCGTGGGAGTCGGCGTGGGAACTGGCCGTCGGGACGGGCCGCCTGGGTGGGCGGCCTGAAAGACGGCGAAGGGGGTGTCCCGGGATTCTCCGCGGAGGACTGTTGGACCTGACGGTAGCGGAGCGGTTTTAAAGGGGCTTTAAAAGAAAAAGCGGGCGCTTTTGTTAAAATGCGCCGCGCTTTTCTTGGGAATTGAGGTGATGGCTTCGTCTTATCCCGGCCGCCGCAGCAGCGTGATGCTGATCCGCCGGTTGCTGGGGTCCAGCGGGTCGCTGGAGCCGAAATGGTCGAGGTCGGCGCGGCCCTCGACCCGGACGATGCGGGCGCCCGGAATGCCGCCCGACAGCAGTTCGCGGCGGGCGGCGTTGGCGCGGTCGCTGGACAGCTCCCAATTGCCGTACTTGGCATCGGCGGCATAGCCGAGCGCGTCGGTGTGGCCGGTGATGCCGATCGGGTTGGGCACCGCGGCCAGCGCCGCCGCCACCATGCGCATCAGCCGGCGGCCCTGGTCGTTCATCTGGGCCGAGCCGACCTTGAACATCGAGAAGCGCGCCTGATCGGTCAGCTGCACCCGCAGCCCCTCCGGCACCTGCTGGATCACCAGACTGCCCGACAGGGCGTTGAGGTCGGGCGAGGCGGCGATGCGCTGGCGAAGGTCGTGCTCCAGCGTCTCCAGCGCGACCTTTTCGGTCAGCTCGGCCGACTGGCGGTCGAGCAGAGCTTCAAGCTCGGCCCGGGTCGCGCCGATGCCCTGGTTGGCGGCGGTTCCGGCCCCGGCGGCGGGCGGCGCGCTTTCGCCGGCGGGCGGTGCGCTGTCGGCAGCCGGGCGCAGCAGGTCGACCGGCGGCACCGCGCTGCCCGGCGGATGGGGCATCGCGTCCTTGCGGCCGGCCGGCTGGCGGTCGCTGTCGCCGACCGAGGCGACGACCGGCGGCGAGGCCACCGGGCTCGCCTGGTCGCCGGCGGCGTTGGGGGTGGTCAGCGAGCCGCTCTTGTCGACCGAGCGGCCGGCCAGCATGCCGTCGGCGCCGGAGTTGCTCTGCGACACCGCGACCGGGTTGAAATAGTCGGCGATCCCCTTGCGCTGCTCGGTGGTGGTGATGTTCATCAGCCACATCACCAGGAAGAAGGTCATCATCGCCGTCACGAAGTCGGCGTAGGCCAGCTTCCAGGCGCCGTTGTGCTCCTCCTCCTCATGGCCGCCGAGATGGCGCTTGACGATGATCGGGGGCAGGGCGGTCTTGCGCGGCATCGGCGGTCACGCGGCCTGCCGGCCGTCGCGGGCCTTGGCCTGCGACGACAGGGTGGTGGCGACCTCGACCTCGGCCAGGCTCGGCTGGATGTCGGTGTAGAGCACCTTGCGGGCATATTCGGCGCAGACCTGCGGTGGGCTGCCGCGCAGGTAGGCGCACAGCGCCGCCTTGATGCAGAAATACATGTTCAGTTCCGATTCGCGGCGCTGGCGGGC
Encoded proteins:
- a CDS encoding flagellar hook protein FlgE — protein: MSLYSAMRSGISGMSAQSARLAAISDNISNSQTAGYKRATVDFSTLVTSPGDRTTYSASGVQSNVHYQVEQDGTLLGTSSTTDMAISGSGFFVVGNSATGTPDYALTRAGSFLPDDSGFLRNTSGQYLQGWKLDANGGLGTVNTTRFDDLETINVGNLAYGGSRTTQMGLTGNLPAQATVGTNFATTTTFYDSLGNAQDIKLDWTMTTAPDPAAAPTPIDGVWELTVTAPGAYTVTPAGAQTFTFASVGPYAGMMVDGTGTPLGSMPFTVTSGTSATSPTPDSFTLNVSNITQLRGDYVPQITADGAKAGRVTSVNIDETGKLWALYDNGARQGLYQVPVANVTNPDGLVTQAGNTYTLGRDSGTLTLSAGNSGKAGTVVGSALEQSNVDIATELVSLIETQRAYSSNATLVRTTDELVEETTRLKR
- a CDS encoding flagellar motor protein MotB, with the protein product MPRKTALPPIIVKRHLGGHEEEEHNGAWKLAYADFVTAMMTFFLVMWLMNITTTEQRKGIADYFNPVAVSQSNSGADGMLAGRSVDKSGSLTTPNAAGDQASPVASPPVVASVGDSDRQPAGRKDAMPHPPGSAVPPVDLLRPAADSAPPAGESAPPAAGAGTAANQGIGATRAELEALLDRQSAELTEKVALETLEHDLRQRIAASPDLNALSGSLVIQQVPEGLRVQLTDQARFSMFKVGSAQMNDQGRRLMRMVAAALAAVPNPIGITGHTDALGYAADAKYGNWELSSDRANAARRELLSGGIPGARIVRVEGRADLDHFGSSDPLDPSNRRISITLLRRPG